In one window of Bdellovibrio bacteriovorus W DNA:
- a CDS encoding butyryl-CoA dehydrogenase (COG1960 Acyl-CoA dehydrogenases) gives MSDVNARPALTMLSEDELAFRDAVRAFAESEIKPLVTQMDEKAQMDPSVIRKLFEMGLMGIETPEQYGGAGSTFTMACLAVEEIGRVDGSVSVLVDVQNTLTTNAFLKWGTEAQKEKYLGKMASEWVGAYALSESSSGSDAFALKLKAEDKGDKWVLNGSKLWITNGNEADVFICFANIDMAKGYKGITAFIVEKSFPGFKVGKKEDKLGIRASSTCELLFENCEVPKENVLGEVGKGYKIAIETLNEGRIGIGAQMIGIAQGAYEAALGYVKGREQFGKPIAHFQGVQFQLAEMRTELEAARLLVYNAARLKDAGEDFIESAAMAKLYSSRAAEKITSLAIDLFGGNGFTKEYPVEKFWRDAKIGQIYEGTTNMQLQTIAKIELDK, from the coding sequence ATGTCTGACGTTAATGCACGTCCTGCGCTTACAATGTTATCAGAAGATGAACTTGCTTTCCGTGATGCTGTTCGCGCCTTTGCTGAATCTGAAATTAAACCTCTTGTGACACAGATGGACGAAAAAGCCCAGATGGACCCAAGCGTGATCCGTAAGCTTTTTGAAATGGGCTTGATGGGCATTGAAACTCCAGAGCAGTACGGTGGAGCGGGTTCAACTTTCACAATGGCTTGCTTGGCTGTTGAAGAAATTGGCCGCGTTGATGGTTCTGTTTCTGTTCTTGTCGACGTTCAAAACACTTTGACGACAAATGCATTCCTTAAATGGGGTACAGAAGCACAAAAAGAAAAGTACCTTGGTAAAATGGCTTCTGAATGGGTAGGCGCTTACGCTCTTTCCGAGTCTTCATCTGGCTCTGATGCTTTCGCTTTGAAATTAAAAGCAGAAGACAAAGGCGACAAATGGGTTCTGAACGGATCTAAACTTTGGATCACAAACGGTAACGAAGCTGATGTATTCATCTGCTTTGCAAATATCGATATGGCTAAAGGCTATAAAGGTATCACAGCGTTTATCGTTGAAAAATCATTCCCAGGCTTCAAAGTTGGTAAGAAAGAAGACAAGCTAGGTATCCGTGCTTCTTCAACTTGCGAATTGCTATTTGAAAACTGTGAAGTACCTAAAGAAAACGTACTTGGCGAAGTTGGCAAAGGCTATAAAATTGCTATCGAAACATTGAACGAAGGCCGCATCGGTATCGGCGCACAAATGATCGGTATAGCTCAAGGTGCTTACGAAGCTGCTTTGGGATATGTTAAGGGCCGCGAGCAGTTCGGTAAACCTATTGCTCACTTCCAAGGTGTTCAGTTCCAACTTGCAGAAATGCGCACTGAGCTTGAAGCAGCTCGCTTGTTAGTTTACAACGCTGCTCGCTTAAAAGACGCTGGTGAAGATTTCATCGAATCTGCAGCTATGGCGAAACTTTACTCTTCAAGAGCTGCTGAGAAAATCACTTCTCTAGCAATTGATCTTTTCGGCGGAAACGGTTTCACAAAAGAATACCCTGTTGAAAAATTCTGGAGAGATGCAAAAATCGGCCAGATCTACGAAGGAACTACAAATATGCAGCTTCAAACAATCGCTAAGATTGAGCTGGATAAGTAA
- a CDS encoding ABC-type dipeptide/oligopeptide/nickel transport system protein (COG4166 ABC-type oligopeptide transport system, periplasmic component): MKKTALLSLSIVTLFIPTFAKANSPPQKVENIFRFHLASEPSSLDPNKQRSATSSFILSNLYRNLFYYSNDKGLVADLAESCQRDSKNRLICKLKDIKWSDGTPLTANDFLKTYQKILDVKTSAPRADLLFKIKNAEEIYQGKLPLKSLGIEALDQKTLRYTFKSFDSEFEFNLANNILAPTKSDLSAFTGPYQMKDWSKGKRILLTPNFEYKAGHPQRPPVEVLFIEEDSVALQLYEKSELHYLRRLPTLFIPKFKTRKDFHFYPVIRLDYLGFGSKLDKEENIRKALTYSLNYPELQKIFSSEGRPGCAGLPDSWFPTKAPCFDYDLKKIPQVKSSPLVFAFSALGGEDHKRATEWMQNQWARHAKLQVKLEARENKAFVLSLENNPPDIFRKGVAPERPTCLASLEIFSKGNPENFLRNNSEAYEKIVSDLARAQSDSEKKRLCLAGIDYLMERHAFIPLGAIHFSALVKPQFKGWNLNQMNQLDLSGLYFSP; this comes from the coding sequence ATGAAAAAAACGGCACTTCTTAGTTTGAGCATCGTGACTCTTTTTATCCCTACCTTTGCGAAAGCAAACTCGCCCCCTCAAAAGGTCGAAAATATTTTTCGTTTCCATCTGGCATCCGAACCTTCAAGTCTTGACCCCAACAAACAACGATCTGCAACTTCAAGTTTCATTCTTTCGAATCTTTATAGAAATTTATTCTACTACTCTAACGACAAAGGCTTAGTTGCTGACCTTGCTGAATCCTGCCAACGCGATTCTAAAAACCGCCTTATCTGTAAGTTGAAAGACATAAAGTGGAGCGATGGCACGCCCCTTACAGCCAATGACTTTCTAAAAACTTATCAAAAGATTCTTGATGTAAAGACTTCAGCTCCTCGAGCAGATCTTCTTTTTAAAATAAAAAATGCGGAAGAAATTTACCAAGGAAAGCTCCCGTTAAAATCTTTGGGTATAGAAGCCTTAGATCAAAAAACATTACGTTACACATTTAAAAGTTTTGATTCAGAATTCGAGTTCAATCTCGCAAATAATATTCTAGCCCCCACAAAATCAGATCTCTCGGCTTTCACGGGGCCTTATCAGATGAAAGATTGGTCCAAAGGGAAAAGGATTTTACTGACTCCTAATTTTGAATACAAAGCAGGCCATCCTCAAAGACCTCCTGTTGAAGTACTTTTTATCGAAGAAGACAGCGTGGCTCTGCAACTTTATGAAAAAAGTGAATTGCACTACTTACGCCGATTACCCACTTTATTTATTCCTAAGTTCAAAACCCGCAAAGACTTTCACTTCTATCCAGTAATTCGCTTAGACTATTTGGGCTTTGGCTCTAAACTCGATAAAGAAGAAAACATTCGCAAAGCTTTAACCTATTCTTTAAATTATCCAGAACTGCAGAAAATATTCTCTTCTGAAGGCAGACCTGGATGCGCCGGCTTGCCAGACTCGTGGTTTCCAACAAAAGCCCCGTGCTTCGACTATGACTTAAAGAAGATACCTCAAGTGAAATCTTCGCCCTTGGTATTCGCTTTCTCAGCCCTTGGCGGAGAAGATCACAAGCGCGCCACAGAATGGATGCAAAACCAGTGGGCACGCCATGCTAAACTTCAAGTAAAACTTGAGGCGCGAGAAAATAAGGCCTTTGTGCTTTCTCTAGAAAACAATCCTCCTGACATTTTTCGCAAAGGAGTTGCTCCGGAAAGACCGACTTGTTTGGCGTCTTTAGAGATTTTCAGCAAAGGAAATCCTGAGAATTTTCTACGTAATAATTCGGAAGCATATGAGAAAATCGTCTCGGATTTGGCTCGCGCTCAGTCCGATTCAGAAAAGAAGCGGCTTTGCTTAGCAGGAATTGATTACCTCATGGAGCGCCATGCATTTATACCTCTTGGCGCTATTCATTTTTCTGCTCTAGTAAAACCACAATTTAAAGGCTGGAATTTGAATCAAATGAATCAGCTGGACTTGTCTGGACTTTACTTTAGCCCCTAA
- a CDS encoding hypothetical protein (COG0664 cAMP-binding proteins - catabolite gene activator and regulatory subunit of cAMP-dependent protein kinases), with translation MTSATQSVDIHKDQIIFNEGDVGDCAYIIEKGRVLVYLNKDQEDIPLTILGEGEIFGEMALMDMQTRSASVRALEDVRLAIVTKQQVLERVSTADKVVQLLMRVLLKRLRRNTGKLPHRFAEVEFENSGAGDDVTQSTLEQIKLENQIFQAFQQKEFELFYQPIINLKTKQIAGCEALLRWNSPTRGLVSPNLFIDIIENSSMVIPIGHWIINQALKDLKQIQEHLTQKGKKKLADDFMMSINISGRQFTHSDFVNNLEDLREKHDLSPSNIKLEMTERIMMDGAIALEALNQCRSLGYAISIDDFGTGFSSLQYLTQMPISFLKIDRCFVMKLLTDPKSKAVVSSIIHLAHAMDIEIIAEGIEQNEESLVLETLGARYGQGYLFSRPVDLGRFIQQV, from the coding sequence ATGACATCAGCAACTCAGTCCGTAGATATTCACAAAGACCAAATCATCTTTAACGAAGGTGACGTGGGCGACTGCGCCTACATCATCGAAAAAGGACGTGTCTTAGTTTATCTGAATAAAGATCAGGAAGATATTCCACTCACCATTCTTGGTGAAGGAGAGATCTTTGGCGAGATGGCACTGATGGATATGCAAACTCGCTCAGCTTCTGTGAGAGCTTTGGAAGACGTGCGTTTAGCAATCGTTACCAAACAACAAGTCCTTGAGCGCGTATCCACGGCGGATAAGGTTGTGCAACTTCTGATGCGTGTTTTACTCAAACGCCTTCGTCGCAATACCGGCAAGCTTCCACATCGTTTTGCTGAAGTGGAGTTTGAGAACTCAGGAGCTGGAGATGACGTCACACAGTCCACCCTGGAGCAAATCAAGCTTGAGAATCAAATCTTTCAAGCCTTCCAGCAAAAAGAATTTGAACTTTTCTATCAGCCGATTATTAATTTAAAGACCAAACAAATCGCTGGCTGCGAAGCTTTGCTTCGTTGGAACAGCCCCACGCGTGGCCTGGTTTCTCCGAATCTCTTTATTGATATCATCGAAAACTCATCCATGGTTATTCCCATTGGTCACTGGATTATCAATCAAGCTCTTAAAGACTTAAAGCAAATCCAAGAGCACCTTACACAAAAGGGAAAAAAGAAGTTAGCCGATGACTTCATGATGAGTATTAATATCTCTGGAAGGCAATTTACGCATTCTGATTTCGTAAATAACCTTGAAGATTTGCGTGAAAAACACGATCTTTCTCCAAGCAATATCAAGCTTGAGATGACTGAAAGAATCATGATGGATGGAGCGATCGCGCTTGAGGCCTTGAATCAATGCCGTAGCCTTGGTTATGCGATTTCTATTGATGACTTCGGAACAGGTTTTTCGAGTTTGCAATATCTTACACAGATGCCGATTAGCTTTCTAAAGATCGATCGTTGCTTTGTGATGAAGCTCTTAACAGACCCGAAATCAAAAGCCGTCGTCAGTTCGATCATCCATTTAGCCCACGCCATGGATATTGAAATTATCGCTGAAGGCATTGAGCAAAACGAAGAAAGTCTTGTCCTGGAAACACTAGGCGCTCGCTACGGGCAAGGATATCTTTTCTCTCGCCCTGTGGATTTAGGGCGCTTTATTCAGCAAGTTTAA
- a CDS encoding oxidoreductase (COG1028 Dehydrogenases with different specificities (related to short-chain alcohol dehydrogenases)), which translates to MKAALITGASGGIGAATAIEYGKNGYFVYLMGRNRENLEQVAMRCRSGASIVSCDINDDAALHKRLQEMLTAKIHKIEVVVNNAGIFKNQTTEESSDEMWLEQFKTNLFAPVKIIRAFIPYFKAQGGGSIVNIGSTLGSKPTANTAAYSASKAALMNWTQSLALEGGPFNIRANVVNPGIVDTPIHSFHTLPEDQKSAALSSMAHLQPLGRIGTPEDVAKAAYFLGSPASAWTTGAVLSVDGGINIT; encoded by the coding sequence ATGAAAGCAGCACTCATCACAGGAGCCAGCGGTGGCATAGGCGCCGCAACGGCAATTGAATACGGAAAAAACGGATACTTTGTTTATCTTATGGGAAGAAACCGCGAAAACCTTGAACAGGTCGCTATGCGCTGTCGCTCAGGGGCCTCGATTGTTTCCTGCGATATCAACGACGATGCGGCTCTTCATAAGCGTCTGCAAGAAATGTTGACTGCAAAAATTCATAAAATCGAAGTCGTTGTTAACAATGCAGGAATTTTTAAAAACCAAACCACAGAAGAAAGCTCCGATGAAATGTGGTTGGAACAATTTAAAACAAACCTCTTTGCACCCGTTAAAATTATTCGCGCCTTTATCCCCTATTTTAAGGCTCAAGGAGGCGGTAGCATCGTCAACATAGGTTCAACCCTTGGGTCCAAGCCCACTGCGAATACGGCGGCTTATTCAGCCAGCAAAGCAGCCCTTATGAACTGGACACAAAGCCTTGCCCTTGAAGGTGGTCCTTTTAATATTCGCGCCAATGTTGTGAATCCCGGCATTGTTGATACCCCGATCCATAGTTTTCACACCTTGCCAGAGGATCAAAAGTCGGCAGCTCTTTCTTCAATGGCACACCTGCAACCTCTAGGAAGAATTGGGACACCTGAAGATGTTGCAAAGGCGGCCTATTTCCTAGGAAGCCCCGCATCCGCCTGGACAACAGGAGCTGTTCTATCAGTCGATGGTGGGATTAACATCACATGA
- a CDS encoding 6-pyruvoyltetrahydropterin synthase (COG0720 6-pyruvoyl-tetrahydropterin synthase) — translation MILEITEIFSSAHYYEQKLWDEKQNREAFGACYTKYGHGHNYKVIAGFQLDESDLSENFLKNSRDSYQNTLGKICSVLDHQHLNFDIQAFADKNPTTENIALYLKEELLKVLPSNVLKSLRLYEMDDLWVEIQI, via the coding sequence ATGATCTTAGAAATCACTGAGATTTTCAGCAGCGCGCATTACTATGAACAAAAGCTTTGGGATGAAAAACAAAATCGCGAAGCTTTTGGGGCGTGTTATACCAAGTATGGCCACGGTCACAATTATAAAGTCATAGCGGGCTTTCAATTGGACGAGTCTGATTTATCAGAAAATTTTTTGAAAAATAGTCGTGATTCCTATCAAAACACCTTAGGAAAAATCTGCTCTGTTTTAGATCATCAGCATTTAAACTTTGATATTCAGGCCTTTGCTGATAAAAACCCTACAACGGAAAACATTGCACTTTATCTAAAGGAAGAGCTTTTAAAAGTGCTTCCGAGCAATGTATTGAAGTCCCTCCGTCTTTATGAGATGGATGACCTCTGGGTGGAGATTCAAATATGA
- a CDS encoding pseudouridylate synthase (COG1187 16S rRNA uridine-516 pseudouridylate synthase and related pseudouridylate synthases): MSDEKVRLSKLMAERGICSRREADAYIERGLVLVDGIRIDQLGTKVDPKVKITLEADALKQQKRLATIILNKPIGWVSSQPEPPYLPAIKLITPENQFGESKHRLRPEHLKGLAVAGRLDIDSQGLLLFTQDGRIAKKIIGENSEIKKEYIVRVEGFLPDDKLKLLNHGLSLDGKPLRPAKVEWINEHQLRFILNEGKKRQIRRMCEAVGLKVTGLKRVRMGNVRLGQLPEGKWRFLEEDEII, from the coding sequence ATGAGTGACGAAAAAGTACGACTTTCAAAATTGATGGCAGAGCGCGGGATCTGTTCTCGACGCGAAGCTGATGCCTATATTGAAAGAGGCTTGGTCCTTGTGGATGGAATCCGTATCGACCAACTGGGTACGAAGGTAGATCCTAAAGTGAAGATCACTCTTGAGGCTGATGCTCTCAAGCAGCAAAAGCGACTGGCGACGATTATTTTAAATAAACCTATTGGTTGGGTTTCTTCTCAACCAGAGCCACCCTATCTTCCTGCGATTAAGTTGATCACTCCTGAGAATCAATTCGGCGAAAGCAAACATCGCCTGCGCCCAGAACACCTGAAAGGACTGGCAGTAGCTGGCCGTTTAGATATTGATTCACAAGGCCTTTTACTTTTCACGCAAGATGGTCGAATTGCTAAAAAAATTATTGGTGAAAACTCTGAAATTAAAAAAGAATACATCGTGCGTGTTGAAGGTTTTTTACCAGATGATAAACTGAAACTTCTCAATCACGGCCTTTCCTTGGATGGAAAACCTCTGCGCCCCGCAAAAGTGGAATGGATTAACGAGCACCAGTTAAGATTTATTCTAAATGAGGGAAAAAAACGCCAAATCCGCCGTATGTGCGAAGCAGTGGGACTGAAAGTCACCGGTCTAAAGCGCGTGCGCATGGGAAATGTCCGTCTGGGTCAATTACCAGAGGGAAAATGGCGTTTTCTTGAAGAAGATGAAATAATTTAG
- a CDS encoding putative glutamine amidotransferase (COG0518 GMP synthase - Glutamine amidotransferase domain), with translation MIDILIIQHESDTPPGTTLEWAKARGLSTATWQISEATTPPLSFENFKALVVCGGSMDTFEEDRFPWLKIEKEFLKNCIDLKKPIFGLCLGSQLLAEVLGGKVYPMNKWEVGFIPVQMMDQSSEYNLNVFHWHQCTFDLPPTAKLMATNDFCANQAFTFGERIVATQFHPESTREWILECAESVTEDLQGLVQSKNDIIANLALQEPLKNWFFQKLDSWFARA, from the coding sequence ATGATTGATATACTTATTATTCAACACGAGTCAGACACACCCCCTGGAACCACTTTAGAATGGGCCAAAGCACGTGGCTTATCGACAGCTACATGGCAGATCTCTGAAGCGACGACTCCTCCATTGAGCTTTGAAAATTTTAAAGCCTTAGTGGTCTGCGGTGGAAGTATGGATACCTTTGAAGAAGATCGGTTTCCGTGGCTTAAAATAGAAAAAGAGTTTCTCAAAAACTGCATTGATCTTAAGAAACCTATCTTCGGCCTGTGCTTAGGATCTCAACTCCTTGCTGAGGTACTTGGCGGCAAAGTCTATCCCATGAATAAATGGGAAGTCGGTTTTATTCCAGTTCAAATGATGGATCAAAGCAGCGAATACAATTTAAATGTGTTTCACTGGCACCAATGCACATTTGATCTACCGCCAACAGCAAAACTTATGGCGACGAATGATTTTTGCGCCAACCAAGCTTTTACTTTTGGTGAACGCATTGTCGCCACTCAATTTCATCCTGAATCCACTCGCGAGTGGATTCTAGAGTGTGCAGAGTCTGTGACTGAGGATCTTCAAGGTTTGGTTCAATCTAAAAATGACATTATTGCGAATCTAGCTCTTCAGGAACCTCTTAAAAATTGGTTCTTTCAAAAGCTAGATTCTTGGTTTGCTAGGGCGTAG